The following are from one region of the Mesorhizobium sp. B2-8-5 genome:
- a CDS encoding GtrA family protein, which produces MGTAETGAATWKSDLVLALLAALLAFAVDAWAGFGQLTDAGGDNDNLLRLVEVRDLLAGQGWFDLHQYRMGLEGGFVMHWSRLVDAPIAAIALAASALTGSRPLGEDVAQVLWPALLLWSTLFFTARAARSFGGGGAVLPAILIGAAGYYFIGIYDPGALDHHNVQLMLTMASLALLLEAPSRRWAALLSGLCAALTLAVGMETVPYVATIGLCVSLLFVADPGGERAIARDFGLGFAGVAALVFVATVSPSAWGAAQCDAFSVAQFAVAAIAGIGLAAIAAAEPAAGSWRRRLASLAALGVVLGVVVAVLFPQCLSAPYASLDPRLKELWLDHIDEAQSLFTLAVRDPARVAARYATPLVAIVLMALHLRRGGWRRQDSLVAALLAVAFVVGAWQVRGTTFSIAFAVVPLSAWIAKWRARAETSSSLGVALRLAAVWLVSINPVWTGVAAAASVAFEKGKAVADGTTTDKTCEKKATFAPLGAMADTTVLTISNLGAPVLVYSDHRVFAGPYHRNVAGNLLALDAFLGSADNARAIVEAHRVGLVAVCPGNVETLILTRKAPQGFLAGLLRGSVPDWLEPVSGKGSPIGLYRVKQAG; this is translated from the coding sequence ATGGGCACAGCCGAAACCGGCGCCGCCACCTGGAAGTCCGATCTGGTGCTGGCGTTGCTTGCCGCCCTGCTCGCCTTCGCCGTCGATGCGTGGGCCGGCTTTGGCCAACTGACCGATGCCGGCGGCGACAACGACAATCTGCTGCGCCTCGTCGAGGTCCGCGACCTGCTGGCCGGCCAGGGCTGGTTCGACCTGCACCAGTACCGGATGGGGCTGGAAGGCGGCTTCGTCATGCACTGGTCGAGGCTGGTCGATGCGCCGATCGCCGCCATCGCGCTCGCCGCCTCGGCGCTCACCGGCAGCAGGCCGCTTGGCGAGGACGTGGCGCAAGTGCTGTGGCCGGCGCTGCTGCTCTGGTCGACCTTGTTCTTCACCGCCCGCGCCGCGCGCAGCTTCGGCGGCGGCGGCGCGGTGCTGCCCGCCATCCTGATTGGCGCGGCCGGCTACTATTTCATCGGCATCTACGATCCCGGCGCGCTCGATCATCACAACGTCCAGCTGATGCTCACCATGGCGAGCCTCGCTTTGCTGCTCGAGGCGCCTTCCCGGCGCTGGGCCGCGCTGTTGTCCGGCCTCTGCGCCGCGCTGACGCTCGCCGTCGGCATGGAAACCGTGCCCTACGTCGCCACCATCGGCCTTTGCGTGTCGTTGTTGTTCGTCGCTGATCCGGGCGGCGAGCGGGCGATCGCGCGCGATTTCGGGCTCGGCTTCGCCGGCGTCGCGGCGCTTGTCTTCGTCGCCACCGTCTCGCCTTCCGCATGGGGCGCGGCGCAGTGCGATGCCTTCTCGGTGGCGCAGTTCGCCGTCGCGGCTATTGCCGGCATCGGCCTGGCGGCAATCGCCGCTGCCGAGCCCGCCGCAGGCAGCTGGCGGCGCAGGCTGGCGTCGCTTGCCGCGCTGGGCGTCGTGCTCGGCGTGGTCGTGGCGGTGCTGTTTCCGCAATGCCTCTCGGCGCCCTACGCCTCGCTCGACCCGCGCCTCAAGGAATTGTGGCTCGACCATATCGACGAGGCCCAGTCGCTGTTCACGCTGGCTGTCCGCGATCCGGCGCGTGTCGCGGCGCGTTACGCCACGCCGCTGGTCGCGATCGTCCTGATGGCGCTGCATCTGCGCCGCGGCGGCTGGCGGCGGCAGGACAGCCTCGTCGCGGCACTGCTCGCCGTCGCTTTCGTGGTCGGCGCCTGGCAGGTGCGCGGCACCACCTTCTCGATCGCCTTCGCGGTCGTCCCGCTGTCGGCCTGGATCGCCAAATGGCGGGCGCGGGCCGAAACCAGTTCCTCGCTTGGCGTGGCGCTGCGCCTTGCGGCCGTCTGGCTGGTCTCGATCAATCCGGTATGGACAGGCGTCGCTGCGGCCGCCTCGGTCGCGTTCGAAAAAGGCAAGGCCGTCGCAGACGGCACCACGACGGACAAGACCTGCGAGAAGAAGGCCACCTTCGCGCCGCTTGGCGCCATGGCCGATACCACCGTGCTCACGATTTCCAATCTTGGAGCGCCGGTCCTCGTCTATAGCGACCATCGCGTCTTCGCCGGTCCCTATCACCGCAATGTCGCCGGCAATCTCCTGGCGCTGGACGCCTTTCTCGGCTCGGCTGACAACGCGCGCGCAATCGTCGAGGCGCATCGCGTCGGCCTCGTCGCCGTCTGCCCCGGCAATGTCGAGACCCTGATCCTGACCCGGAAAGCCCCGCAGGGCTTCCTTGCCGGCCTGCTGCGCGGCTCCGTGCCGGACTGGCTCGAGCCGGTCAGCGGGAAAGGCAGCCCGATCGGGCTCTACCGCGTAAAGCAAGCCGGCTAA
- a CDS encoding glycosyltransferase, translating to MPHAVRHEPVIAVLLPCYNEELTIGEVVLRFRETLPSAAIYVYDNNSKDLTALKARAAGATVVREPRQGKGNVVRRMFADIDADIYVMADGDGTYAPEDAPQLINVLQTERSDMVVGTRRGVTDDAGRNGHAFGNRVFNRLYKGLFGTDFTDIFSGYRVFSRRFVKSFPAVSGGFEIETEMSVHASQLKLPVSEMALDYGRRPEGSSSKLSTFRDGARILWMFAMLVKETQPLRFFGTFALFFLAASIGLMIPVLVEFAETGLVPRMPTWVLSIGMLLLAMLSMMTGLILDSVSRGRAEQKRIFYLSISSGRAERGISGQASSKSEPGKASRAA from the coding sequence ATGCCGCATGCAGTCCGCCACGAGCCGGTTATTGCCGTGCTCCTGCCTTGCTACAATGAGGAGCTGACGATCGGCGAGGTCGTGCTGCGCTTCCGCGAGACGCTGCCTTCGGCCGCGATCTATGTCTACGACAACAATTCCAAGGACCTCACGGCGCTGAAAGCTCGCGCCGCCGGCGCCACCGTCGTGCGCGAACCGCGCCAGGGCAAGGGCAATGTGGTGCGGCGCATGTTCGCCGACATCGACGCGGACATCTATGTGATGGCCGACGGCGACGGCACCTACGCGCCGGAAGATGCGCCGCAGCTGATCAATGTGCTGCAGACGGAGCGCTCCGACATGGTGGTGGGCACCAGGCGCGGCGTCACCGACGATGCCGGCCGCAATGGCCACGCCTTCGGCAACCGCGTCTTCAACCGCCTCTACAAGGGCCTGTTCGGGACCGACTTCACCGACATCTTCTCCGGCTACCGGGTGTTTTCGCGCCGCTTCGTCAAGAGTTTCCCGGCCGTGTCCGGCGGCTTCGAGATCGAGACCGAGATGTCGGTGCATGCCTCGCAGCTCAAGCTGCCGGTGAGCGAGATGGCGCTCGATTACGGCCGCCGCCCGGAGGGCTCGTCGTCGAAACTGTCGACTTTCCGCGACGGCGCCAGGATCCTGTGGATGTTCGCCATGCTGGTGAAGGAGACGCAGCCGCTGCGCTTCTTCGGCACGTTCGCGCTGTTCTTCCTGGCGGCCAGCATCGGCCTGATGATACCCGTGCTGGTCGAATTCGCCGAGACGGGACTGGTGCCGCGCATGCCGACCTGGGTGCTGTCGATCGGCATGCTGCTTCTGGCCATGCTTTCGATGATGACCGGGCTGATCCTCGATTCGGTGTCGCGCGGCCGGGCCGAGCAGAAGCGCATCTTCTACCTGTCGATTTCCTCCGGCCGGGCCGAGCGCGGGATATCCGGGCAGGCCTCATCGAAAAGCGAGCCGGGCAAGGCCTCGCGGGCGGCATAG
- a CDS encoding GtrA family protein, whose amino-acid sequence MGRLIRFILTGGIGFVADAAALWLLLAATPLGPMAARVLSIGFALCVTWQINRHLTFSPSSRGLAQEGARYGGVGIATGIVNYLVYCALLFALPALTPLAALGVASVVAMALSFLGYSRLVFDR is encoded by the coding sequence GTGGGCCGCCTCATCCGCTTCATCCTTACCGGCGGCATCGGTTTCGTCGCCGACGCGGCGGCGCTCTGGCTGCTGCTTGCCGCGACGCCGCTCGGCCCGATGGCGGCGCGCGTGCTGTCGATCGGCTTCGCGCTCTGCGTCACCTGGCAGATCAACCGCCATTTGACCTTCTCGCCGTCGAGCCGAGGCTTGGCGCAGGAAGGCGCGCGCTATGGCGGCGTCGGCATCGCCACCGGCATCGTCAACTACCTGGTTTATTGCGCGCTGCTCTTCGCACTGCCTGCCCTGACGCCGCTGGCGGCCCTTGGCGTCGCCTCGGTCGTCGCGATGGCGCTGTCGTTCCTGGGCTATTCCAGGCTGGTCTTCGACCGCTGA
- the gshB gene encoding glutathione synthase yields MPLKIAVQMDHVSTVSIAGDTSFALSLEAQRRGHKLFHYTPDRLSMLGGKVFARIEEMQVRDEKGNHYSLGEKVRTDLSEMDVVLLRQDPPFDMNYITTTHILERIHPKTLVINDPAWVRNSPEKIFVTEFPDLMPETLITKDPQEVAAFRKEFGDIIVKPLYGNGGAGIFHLLEADRNLASLLEMFGQLFREPYIVQRYLKDVRKGDKRIILIDGEPVGAINRVPAAHDSRSNMHVGGRAEKTELTEREREICARIGPALRERGFILVGIDVIGDYMTEINVTSPTGVREVQRFGGADIAALFWDCVEGKRG; encoded by the coding sequence ATGCCGCTGAAGATCGCCGTCCAGATGGACCATGTCTCCACCGTGTCGATCGCCGGCGACACCAGCTTCGCGCTGTCGCTGGAGGCGCAGCGGCGCGGCCACAAGCTTTTCCACTACACGCCGGACCGGCTGTCGATGCTGGGCGGCAAGGTGTTCGCGCGCATCGAGGAGATGCAGGTGCGCGACGAGAAGGGCAACCACTACTCGCTCGGCGAGAAGGTGCGCACCGACCTCTCCGAGATGGACGTGGTGCTGCTGAGGCAGGACCCGCCCTTCGACATGAACTACATCACCACCACGCATATACTGGAGCGCATCCATCCGAAGACGCTGGTGATCAACGACCCGGCCTGGGTGCGCAACAGCCCGGAAAAGATCTTCGTCACCGAATTCCCCGACCTGATGCCGGAAACGCTGATCACCAAGGACCCTCAGGAGGTGGCCGCCTTCCGCAAGGAATTCGGCGACATCATCGTCAAGCCGCTCTATGGCAATGGCGGCGCCGGCATCTTCCATCTGCTTGAAGCCGACCGCAATCTCGCCTCGTTGCTCGAGATGTTCGGCCAGCTGTTCCGCGAGCCCTATATCGTGCAGCGCTATCTCAAGGACGTACGCAAGGGCGACAAGCGCATCATCCTGATCGACGGCGAGCCGGTGGGCGCCATCAACCGCGTGCCGGCCGCTCACGATTCCCGCTCCAACATGCATGTCGGCGGCCGCGCCGAAAAAACCGAGCTGACGGAGCGCGAGCGCGAGATCTGCGCCCGCATCGGACCGGCGCTCAGGGAACGCGGCTTCATCCTGGTCGGCATCGACGTGATCGGCGACTACATGACCGAGATCAACGTGACCTCGCCGACCGGCGTGCGCGAGGTGCAGCGTTTCGGCGGCGCCGATATAGCTGCCCTGTTCTGGGATTGCGTGGAAGGCAAGCGGGGGTAG
- a CDS encoding LysR family transcriptional regulator: MEIRQLQHFVAVAEEKHFTRAAQRVNIVQSALSNSIRLLEEELDAKLFIRSTRQVRLTDAGRMLLDKARSALDSIRDARESVAAVRNLERGTLSIGTVQSLPAFLDLPSLIEKFHALHPGVEVKLRQGSSSELIERMRNGRLDLAFFPLSESPADIKTDMIACEPLVLACAPGHPLAGAQGVSFAALKDEPFVDFEPTWGTRWLVDQGFLGAGIGRHIAFEVSDLETLFELVRRGMGVALLPEAIAEARLPSLGIAQLAGPEICWELVVAYQTVEGDDEGPPDHAARAFLNLLDMP; the protein is encoded by the coding sequence TTGGAAATTCGACAGCTGCAGCATTTCGTCGCCGTGGCGGAGGAAAAGCACTTCACCCGGGCCGCGCAGCGCGTGAACATCGTGCAGTCGGCGCTTTCAAATTCGATCCGGTTGCTCGAGGAAGAACTCGACGCCAAATTGTTTATCCGGAGCACGCGTCAAGTAAGGCTGACCGACGCTGGACGAATGTTGCTCGACAAGGCGAGGAGTGCGCTGGATTCCATCCGGGATGCGCGCGAGTCTGTTGCAGCTGTCCGCAATCTGGAACGAGGAACATTGAGCATCGGTACGGTCCAAAGTCTGCCGGCGTTTCTTGATCTGCCCTCGCTCATCGAAAAATTCCACGCCTTGCATCCCGGCGTTGAGGTCAAACTCCGCCAAGGCAGCTCTTCGGAACTCATCGAAAGAATGAGGAACGGTCGTCTCGATCTGGCGTTTTTCCCCCTCAGCGAGTCACCAGCCGATATCAAGACCGATATGATTGCCTGCGAGCCTCTCGTCCTGGCATGTGCTCCAGGGCATCCCCTCGCGGGGGCGCAAGGCGTCTCTTTTGCTGCTCTGAAAGATGAGCCCTTTGTCGATTTCGAACCGACCTGGGGGACGCGATGGCTGGTTGACCAAGGATTTCTCGGCGCCGGCATTGGCCGACACATTGCCTTCGAGGTCAGCGATCTCGAAACTCTCTTCGAGTTGGTGAGGCGAGGCATGGGCGTGGCTCTTTTACCCGAAGCGATCGCGGAAGCTCGTCTCCCCTCGCTCGGAATTGCTCAACTCGCCGGGCCGGAGATTTGCTGGGAACTCGTGGTGGCCTACCAGACAGTAGAAGGCGACGATGAGGGACCGCCAGATCATGCTGCGCGAGCCTTTTTGAATCTATTGGATATGCCATAG
- a CDS encoding MEDS domain-containing protein: MTSRHSSEWHDDDGTGPQRKSGIGVFGEISWGMHMCVFYEAAQDLLDANAAYFQAGLENNEFCLWAISEPITEEEARNALRGSIPDIDARLSAGQIEMVCAAEWYLPGGEFDLKRIIRSWNEKLGNALTKGYDGIRISGNAFWLGTDHWEKFCEYERDLDRSVEGQKMLVLCTYSMAKSGIVDLLEVARAHQGTIIRQNNDWEFLESPELRQPKHQGGKKPNGAPDMLPNSFPGHDALTSRERTVLAQIVKGHSSKEIARILNIAPRTVEFHRENLIKKTGARSTVDLLRIVLSD, from the coding sequence ATGACCTCCAGGCACTCCTCAGAATGGCATGACGACGATGGGACCGGCCCACAGCGCAAGTCAGGGATAGGCGTTTTCGGCGAGATTTCTTGGGGCATGCATATGTGCGTTTTCTACGAAGCCGCACAAGATTTGCTAGATGCCAACGCCGCATACTTTCAGGCCGGGTTGGAGAACAACGAGTTTTGCCTATGGGCGATCTCCGAGCCGATCACAGAGGAAGAAGCCAGAAACGCGCTGCGAGGTTCCATTCCCGATATCGACGCGCGCCTATCTGCCGGCCAGATCGAAATGGTGTGTGCTGCCGAGTGGTACCTGCCCGGCGGTGAATTTGACCTGAAACGGATTATCCGAAGCTGGAACGAAAAGCTTGGGAACGCACTGACGAAAGGCTATGACGGAATACGGATCAGCGGGAACGCATTCTGGCTCGGCACCGACCATTGGGAGAAGTTTTGCGAATATGAGCGCGACCTGGACCGGTCCGTCGAGGGCCAGAAAATGCTCGTCTTGTGCACTTATTCCATGGCGAAAAGCGGGATCGTGGACCTTCTCGAGGTGGCGCGCGCCCATCAGGGCACGATTATCAGGCAAAACAATGATTGGGAGTTTCTTGAGTCCCCTGAGCTCAGGCAACCAAAACACCAGGGCGGAAAGAAGCCCAACGGCGCGCCGGACATGCTGCCGAATTCATTTCCGGGACATGATGCGCTGACGTCAAGAGAGCGCACGGTGCTGGCCCAGATCGTCAAAGGGCACTCAAGCAAGGAGATCGCCCGCATCTTGAACATCGCCCCCCGAACCGTCGAGTTTCACCGCGAGAACCTCATCAAGAAGACCGGGGCGAGGAGCACCGTCGACCTGCTTCGCATCGTCCTGAGCGATTAG